One Aquarana catesbeiana isolate 2022-GZ unplaced genomic scaffold, ASM4218655v1 unanchor102, whole genome shotgun sequence DNA segment encodes these proteins:
- the LOC141121034 gene encoding C-reactive protein-like — MKLYILLLPFIMGALAYEDMSDKVFLFPAPSAMAHVILKPEIKKSLQRLTICLRSYTELTREYSLFSLAVSGADNAFLIFPKSSNIYTYILQEQSAFKTDPETLAWKHTCATWDSTTGVIQLWINGKLYPRKVSKKGSTIGAETSIVLGQDQDTFGGGFDINQSFVGEISDVHMWNYILTPDEMKGVISGHVKGNHINWNSLNYEIKGNILVQPKLYCKSWDCASSKHKESIAG; from the coding sequence ATATGAGTGATAAAGTGTTCCTCTTCCCAGCACCAAGTGCTATGGCACATGTGATActaaagcctgagataaaaaagtCATTACAAAGGCTCACCATCTGTCTTCGATCTTATACAGAGCTTACACGGGAATACAGTCTCTTTTCTCTGGCAGTGTCTGGTGCTGACAATGCCTTCCTAATTTTCCCCAAATCATcaaatatctatacatatatactcCAGGAGCAGAGCGCATTCAAGACAGACCCAGAGACCCTGGCCTGGAAGCACACCTGTGCAACATGGGACTCCACCACTGGGGTAATCCAACTTTGGATCAATGGGAAGCTCTACCCAAGAAAAGTTTCAAAGAAAGGGTCGACTATTGGTGCCGAAACAAGTATAGTTTTGGGACAAGACCAAGACACATTTGGGGGAGGTTTTGATATTAACCAGTCATTTGTTGGTGAAATAAGTGATGTCCATATGTGGAATTATATTTTGACACCAGATGAAATGAAGGGAGTTATTTCTGGGCATGTCAAAGGAAATCACATTAACTGGAATTCTCTTAACTATGAAATTAAAGGCAATATCCTGGTTCAACCCAAGCTCTATTGTAAGTCTTGGGATTGTGCCAGCTCAAAGCACAAAGAATCCATTGCAGGTTAG